The following proteins are co-located in the Pyricularia oryzae 70-15 chromosome 1, whole genome shotgun sequence genome:
- a CDS encoding alpha-L-rhamnosidase A codes for MSIAISQLSLEHHRDALGIGEASPRISWRFDGNVSDWEQSAFDVEVARSVQGNRQSRVYSFNSSQSLFVNWPAEPLSSAEQALIRTRAHGGEGQPSTPWSDWVAVETGLLSRQDWRGALPIVADRPLDTGRVKQPVYFRKDFSVDDKIKSARLYITGLGIYEAEINGKRVGDHVLAPGWQSYGFRHVYDTYDVTDMIQDGDNAIGAVVGEGWFSGPLGGMGADFSWVITNNNWGDSIGLYALLVVTKEDNSTLVVPTDGTWTANTGPILSSGIYAGEAYDSRLEEAIQGWSSPSFNQSTWLATKQVDAISDQLASPDGPPMRKLEERKPQSVFRSPSGKTLVDFGQNLVGWLRVDNVEGPSGTKITFKHAEVLDKEELGTRPLRLANATDTLILHGKGPQSWEPRFTYHGFRYVQVDGWPEGAPPLAESLTAVVVHSDMERTGWFECSHALLSKFHENVLWSMKGNFLSLPTDCPQRDERLGWSGDAHAFGPTANYLYNTAGFFRGWHRDIDSEMQVGGSMVVPAYIPNVPARQPPALPALAVWGDVSVGNPWNLYRFFGDGGMLAEQFTQASNWVGKGIYRNDVGLWDRRSFQFADWLDPKSPPENPGAATTAPLLVADAYLVRMTELLANMSTLLGKPAQADEYRRQHTTLVGEFQKAWMTTGDGRRMANETQTAYALALEFGLYADEAERASAGATLRSIVADNDYLVGTGFAGTPALGPALRAIGATEDFYRMLLQTRTPSWLYQVAMNGTTTWERWDSMMADGTINPGEMTSFNHYAFGSVADWIHQTVGGLQPAEPGWKKVKVAPVPGGGITSADAKYVSGYGQVRCKWSIRGGQFMLEVWVPPNSRAEITLPRSGRSTEVGSGYHVLSEDGH; via the coding sequence ATGTCCATTGCCATCTCTCAGCTCTCGCTTGAACACCACCGCGATGCGCTGGGGATAGGAGAGGCATCCCCTCGCATCTCATGGCGCTTCGACGGGAACGTGTCGGACTGGGAGCAGAGCGCGTTTGACGTTGAAGTGGCCCGAAGCGTCCAGGGAAACCGCCAGTCCCGCGTCTACTCTTTCAACTCATCACAGTCGCTTTTCGTCAACTGGCCCGCCGAGCCCTTGAGTTCCGCCGAACAAGCATTAATCAGGACTCGAGCCCACGGTGGAGAGGGCCAGCCGTCGACGCCGTGGTCCGACTGGGTGGCAGTCGAAACAGGTCTGCTGTCTCGTCAAGACTGGCGAGGTGCCTTGCCGATTGTCGCAGACCGTCCCCTCGACACGGGCCGCGTCAAGCAGCCCGTCTACTTCCGCAAAGACTTTTCCGTCGACGACAAGATCAAATCCGCGAGGCTCTACATCACCGGGTTGGGCATCTACGAGGCCGAGATCAACGGGAAGCGGGTGGGGGACCACGTTCTCGCCCCCGGCTGGCAGTCCTATGGCTTTCGTCACGTCTACGACACCTATGACGTGACGGACATGATACAGGACGGTGACAACGCCATCGGAGCCGTCGTCGGTGAGGGCTGGTTCTCTGGTCCCCTGGGCGGCATGGGTGCCGATTTCAGTTGGGTTATAACCAACAACAACTGGGGCGACTCGATTGGATTGTATGCGCTGCTTGTCGTCACCAAAGAGGACAACTCCACCCTGGTTGTTCCCACAGACGGGACCTGGACGGCCAACACCGGGCCAATCTTGAGCTCTGGAATCTATGCGGGAGAGGCGTACGACTCGAGGCTGGAAGAGGCCATCCAAGGCTGGTCGAGCCCTTCTTTCAACCAAAGCACCTGGCTCGCGACCAAGCAGGTCGATGCAATCAGCGACCAGTTGGCATCACCAGACGGCCCACCCATGCGCAAGCTCGAAGAGCGAAAGCCGCAGTCTGTGTTCAGGTCGCCGTCGGGCAAGACGCTCGTCGACTTTGGCCAGAACCTCGTCGGCTGGTTGCGCGTCGACAACGTCGAGGGGCCAAGCGGGACAAAGATTACCTTCAAACACGCAGAGGTTCTTGACAAAGAGGAGCTCGGCACGCGGCCGCTCCGTCTCGCAAATGCCACCGACACCCTGATACTCCACGGCAAGGGTCCACAGTCGTGGGAGCCCCGGTTCACGTACCACGGGTTCCGGTACGTGCAGGTTGACGGCTGGCCCGAGGGGGCGCCTCCACTTGCGGAATCACTAACGGCCGTCGTGGTCCATAGCGACATGGAGAGGACGGGATGGTTCGAGTGTTCGCACGCGCTGCTCAGCAAGTTCCACGAGAACGTGCTCTGGTCCATGAAGGGCAACTTCCTCTCCCTGCCGACGGACTGCCCTCAACGAGACGAGCGGCTCGGCTGGTCGGGTGACGCTCACGCGTTCGGTCCCACGGCCAACTACCTGTACAACACGGCCGGCTTCTTCCGCGGCTGGCACAGGGACATTGATTCCGAGATGCAGGTGGGCGGCTCCATGGTGGTGCCCGCTTACATCCCAAATGTTCCGGCGCGCCAACCGCCGGCCCTTCCTGCACTGGCGGTCTGGGGTGACGTGTCCGTCGGCAACCCCTGGAATCTGTACCGCTTctttggcgacggcggcatGCTGGCGGAGCAGTTTACCCAAGCGAGCAACTGGGTCGGCAAGGGTATCTACCGCAACGACGTCGGGCTGTGGGATCGCAGATCGTTCCAGTTCGCCGACTGGCTGGATCCCAAATCGCCACCCGAAAACCCCGGAGCCGCGACGACGGCCCCACTGCTCGTCGCGGATGCCTACCTCGTCCGCATGACGGAGCTGCTGGCCAACATGTCGACCCTGCTGGGCAAGCCCGCACAGGCCGACGAGTACCGCAGGCAGCACACGACCCTGGTCGGCGAGTTCCAAAAGGCCTGGATGACGACTGGCGACGGCAGGAGGATGGCCAACGAGACGCAGACCGCCTACGCGCTCGCCCTCGAGTTTGGGCTGTACGCGGACGAAGCGGAGCGTGCCTCGGCCGGCGCGACGCTCCGGTCCATCGTCGCCGACAACGACTACCTCGTCGGCACGGGGTTCGCGGGGACGCCGGCGCTGGGCCCAGCACTGCGGGCCATCGGGGCCACCGAGGACTTTTACCGCATGCTGCTGCAGACGCGGACGCCGTCGTGGCTGTACCAGGTGGCCATGAACGGCACCACGACCTGGGAGCGGTGGGACAGCATGATGGCCGACGGCACGATAAACCCGGGGGAGATGACGAGCTTCAACCACTACGCCTTCGGGTCCGTGGCCGACTGGATCCACCAGACCGTCGGAGGGCTGCAGCCTGCCGAGCCCGGGTGGAAAAAGGTCAAGGTGGCGCCCGTACCGGGAGGGGGCATCACGAGCGCCGACGCAAAATACGTGAGCGGGTACGGCCAAGTGCGGTGCAAATGGTCGATACGAGGCGGGCAGTTCATGTTGGAGGTGTGGGTTCCTCCCAACTCTAGAGCCGAGATAACCCTACCAAGAAGCGGACGGTCGACTGAAGTTGGCTCAGGATACCATGTGCTGTCTGAAGATGGGCATTAG
- a CDS encoding vitamin H transporter, which yields MVESTVPRQKWWKIQWYSDDDTPEERRFIIKLDMVVVPYAVLAYWVKYIDQANLNNAYVAGMKEELNFQGNELVQLQTMYTIGAVVGMVPFMFLFTYIPMYWSIPFMDIMWGLFTLLQYRAHSFGEMAAYRFLVGFFEAAFFPAMHYVFGSWYRGHEIARRGGLFYTGLNLGTLTAGLVAAGASHRLEGVNGLSGWRWMYIICALITFPVGILGYFLLPGTIEQPNRWILNDKDIQIGKDRLERNGHVTAGKFKVGNLKKILFSPRFWTVVLVDILFWNAGIHKTTGSFLLWIKSLGRYSPAQINELGTIAPALGILYNLVACFASDLILGPAWAITASSLLNASGLVILVIWNVPEAAMWYGFSTMYWANALSSVLHGWVNTLLRDSPEERSFTLVVITIIAQSSTAWTPLLTFPTVESPRFPKGFSFCLACALALVVATHVLDVYLKRQEAYKSQVTASGEDAQSDGASSEGTPGAKVIVGKDVK from the exons ATGGTCGAATCGACAGTTCCCCGCCAAAAGTGGTGGAAGATACAATGGTATTCAGACGACGACACGCCCGAGGAGCGTCGCTTCATCATCAAGCTCGACATGGTCGTCGTGCCCTACGCCGTCCTGGCCTACTGGGTAAAATACATTGACCAAGCGAATCTCAACAACGCCTATGTCGCCGGCATGAAGGAGGAGCTCAACTTCCAGGGCAACGAGCTTGTTCAATTGCAGACCATGTATACGATTGGAGCGGTCGTGGGGATGGTTCCGTTCATGTTTCTGTTCACCTACATTCCTATGTACTGGTCCATCCCGTTCATGGATATCATGTGGGGTCTTTTTACCCTGCTTCAATACCGCGCCCATAGCTTTGGCGAGATGGCTGCGTACCGTTTCCTGGTTGGATTTTTCGAA GCCGCCTTCTTCCCGGCGATGCATTACGTTTTTG GTTCCTGGTACCGGGGGCACGAGATTGCGCGCCGCGGTGGGCTGTTCTATACCGGCCTGAACTTGGGTACCCTGACTGCAGGACTCGTGGCTGCAGGTGCCTCGCATCGCCTGGAAGGTGTCAATGGGCTCTCTGGCTGGCGATGGATGTACATCATCTGCGCACTCATCACATTCCCCGTCGGTATACTCGGCTACTTCCTCCTACCCGGCACCATAGAACAACCCAATCGCTGGATCCTCAACGACAAGGACATACAGATTGGCAAGGATCGCCTCGAGCGCAACGGCCACGTCACGGCAGGCAAGTTCAAGGTCGGGAACCTGAAAAAGATTCTTTTCAGCCCACGGTTCTGGACCGTCGTTCTCGTCGACATCCTCTTTTGGAACGCTGGCATCCACAAAACAACGGGTAGCTTTCTTCTCTGGATCAAGAGCCTGGGGCGCTACAGCCCTGCGCAGATCAACGAGCTGGGAACCATCGCCCCGGCCCTCGGCATCCTGTATAACCTGGTGGCCTGCTTCGCCTCGGATCTTATACTCGGTCCGGCCTGGGCCATTACGGCGTCCTCACTGCTGAACGCTTCCGGTCTCGTGATTCTCGTCATCTGGAACGTGCCCGAGGCCGCAATGTGGTATGGGTTTTCCACCATGTACTGGGCGAATGCACTGTCGAGCGTCCTGCACGGTTGGGTCAATACGCTGTTGCGCGATTCGCCAGAGGAGCGGTCTTTTACCCTCGTCGTCATTACCATTATCGCCCAGTCCTCCACCGCCTGGACTCCTTTGCTCACTTTCCCCACCGTCGAGAGCCCGCGATTCCCCAAGGGGTTCAGCTTCTGCCTGGCTTGCGCCTTGGCGTTGGTGGTGGCGACTCATGTGCTTGATGTTTATCTCAAACGACAAGA AGCGTACAAATCGCAAGTTACCGCCAGCGGGGAGGATGCGCAGAGTGACGGAGCATCGAGCGAAGGAACTCCTGGCGCGAAAGTAATTGTGGGAAAGGATGTAAAGTAA
- a CDS encoding endothiapepsin: MRPFTQSFTLLTTLGAAAVSAGTVSVFKHDPPTRSGPLSIYNTRAKYGIPITPELSAAVSRAGFDVEKLDKRQQQQQGSAPARPYRNDTEWLNQVQVGTPPQNLTVQLDTGSAEFWVFADTHPTAKQAGRGVYSPSNSSTAALIPGITWSKGYVGGDSASGDAVYNDTVRVGDLVSQSQTILPATAASASYVNSSYDGILGLDLADYTATLPIEFKGPPNFFEAIKPSLPAPLFGVDLKQDKESFFDFGVIPPNRYRGDVGWTAINRFRVKDMDFTRWNMTVSAYSIGNVQTAPLKTRNMTGVADTGTTLMYLDKPVVQEYYSQVPGSRYDSTSAGWVFPCDGGPMPDFSFGVGPMESATVITVPGIYLNWTVNDQAKRECFGGLQEAINFQGASISLFGTVAMKAAYVIFEDRRPDADPRIGWAVKDL, translated from the coding sequence ATGCGCCCCTTTACGCAGAGCTTCACTCTACTCACCACGTtgggtgccgccgccgtttccGCCGGTACCGTCAGCGTCTTCAAGCACGATCCACCCACCAGGAGCGGACCCCTGTCGATATACAACACCCGAGCCAAGTATGGGATCCCCATCACACCGGAGCTGTCTGCCGCCGTCAGCCGCGCCGGCTTCGACGTTGAGAAATTAGACAaacggcagcagcaacagcagggaAGTGCCCCGGCCCGCCCATACCGGAACGACACGGAGTGGTTGAATCAGGTCCAGGTTGGCACCCCGCCGCAGAATTTAACCGTCCAACTCGATACGGGCTCGGCCGAATTCTGGGTCTTTGCCGACACGCACCCGACCGCCAAGCAAGCCGGCCGCGGCGTCTACAGCCCCTCCAACAGCTCCACCGCGGCCCTCATCCCCGGCATCACGTGGAGCAAAGGGTACGTCGGAGGGGACAGCGCGTCGGGTGATGCGGTGTACAACGACACCGTGCGCGTAGGCGATCTCGTCTCCCAGTCCCAGACCATCCTCCCGGCAACTGCCGCTTCGGCGTCGTACGTAAACTCGTCCTACGACGGCATCCTGGGCCTCGACCTGGCAGATTACACCGCAACCCTCCCGATTGAATTCAAGGGGCCCCCCAATTTCTTCGAGGCGATCAAGCCGTCGCTTCCGGCGCCGCTGTTCGGTGTGGATTTGAAACAGGACAAGGAGAGCTTTTTCGACTTTGGTGTCATACCCCCCAACCGTTACCGCGGCGATGTCGGTTGGACGGCCATAAACCGCTTCCGCGTCAAGGATATGGACTTTACGCGGTGGAATATGACGGTGTCGGCGTATTCGATCGGCAACGTCCAAACGGCTCCCCTCAAAACCAGGAACATGACGGGCGTTGCAGATACCGGCACCACGCTCATGTACCTGGACAAGCCTGTTGTGCAAGAGTATTACAGCCAAGTGCCAGGGTCCCGATACGATTCGACCTCGGCTGGTTGGGTTTTCCCCTGCGATGGTGGGCCCATGCCCGATTTCTCGTTTGGAGTTGGCCCGATGGAAAGCGCCACGGTTATCACAGTCCCAGGCATCTATCTCAATTGGACTGTCAACGACCAGGCCAAGAGGGAGTGTTTTGGCGGTCTGCAAGAGGCCATCAACTTCCAAGGGGCATCGATCTCTTTGTTTGGTACTGTGGCCATGAAGGCCGCTTATGTTATCTTTGAGGACCGTCGGCCGGATGCAGACCCAAGGATAGGCTGGGCTGTCAAGGATCTTTGA